In the genome of Triticum urartu cultivar G1812 chromosome 5, Tu2.1, whole genome shotgun sequence, one region contains:
- the LOC125509039 gene encoding GBF-interacting protein 1-like isoform X1, with translation MAAARVSIPAAVRRTIQNIKEIAGNHTDEEVYAALRECDMDPNETAQKLLHQDTFHEVKRKRDKKKESNKESVDPRWRPGTQGRGGKGGRGNYSSRQLSNCSDGTGRNAPAGKENDLNPSMDKCTSPSPVNPSTETKLSTSILSSSGGLSNGPSQPLAPVAKHSQPTCHLPPSDSKGLAGVKGTPEEVVLDLVSHVNNSSIQALGVGTSVSDPLLTPAIQPHSHGGEIVANKHAVRSQRSAGEYKVVSDDASALPKDTPQSSGSSSTVPPSGSRPSSSYSSRSQQPSGSQKAVPNKEWKPKPTNKPAQAENVARDDVAVTVEVVPQSVPAPTSINKEDISSGLDKRLGDMQLFDKQHVIIPDHLQVTESEKYGLSFGSFGTSFEQAPSIPNDHGSEKSSILPEYESSQDLEEAAEEPASSHQSASSTVEAAAESGQQQLTAEMTDNISPQEADNLSSTPKTAEFDESKDTAASHMPQDSVQNAYSTFAVPPQSQGNQIPLLETSEYQVQQPNDFSANYYTQIYRPMADADGHISPFTAPGAAIKSGNMPVLPSQTGQTPEELNSVMLSSSGPTPLATLTPGAVPSSISIPQQPLPMFRQPVGVHVPHYQPSFIPYNQYISPFYVPPHALHHFMGNAAFPQAPSPGSMYPPVSSAVAPPVKYSATAYKPGANTGSQTYAVTPGAYGTYGSNPSVYTNNNVVPSGTSAENGDVSGSQFKENNIYIAGQQSEGSTVWIPAPGRDLSALQSSSFYGLPPQGQHLAFAPAQAGHGAYGGMYHPAQTLAGAAVHPLLQPSQTIAGAVEMVGPPANGYQQPQHAQMNWANY, from the exons atggcggcggctagggtttcgatCCCGGCGGCGGTGCGGCGGACGATCCAGAACATCAAGGAGATCGCGGGGAACCACACCGACGAGGAGGTCTACGCCGCGCTCCGCGAATGCGACATGGATCCCAACGAGACCGCGCAGAAGCTCCTCCACCAAG ATACCTTCCATGAGGTGAAAAGAAAGCGTGACAAGAAAAAGGAG AGCAACAAAGAATCTGTTGACCCCCGATGGAGACCTGGGACACAGGGGCGAGGTGGAAAAGGTGGCCGTGGGAACTATTCTTCACGCCAATTAAGCAACTGTAGTG ATGGCACCGGGAGAAATGCTCCTGCTGGAAAGGAAAATGACCTGAATCCGAGTATGGATAAATGTACTAGCCCTTCACCTGTCAATCCAAGCACAGAAACGAAGCTATCAACTTCCATTTTAAG TTCGTCAGGTGGCTTATCCAATGGTCCATCACAACCTCTTGCTCCCGTGGCGAAACATTCTCAGCCTACTTGTCACTTGCCACCTTCAGATTCAAAAGGACTGGCGGGCGTTAAAGGTACCCCAGAAGAGGTTGTCTTGGATTTAGTTTCACATGTAAACAACTCATCAATTCAGGCGCTAGGAGTGGGTACTTCTGTTTCAGACCCACTGCTCACGCCGGCCATTCAACCCCACAGTCATGGTGGTGAGATCGTTGCCAACAAACATGCTGTCAGAAGTCAGCGGTCAGCAGGTGAATATAAGGTGGTTTCCGATGATGCATCAGCACTTCCGAAAG ACACCCCCCAGTCTTCTGGTTCATCTTCTACTGTGCCGCCATCTGGTAGCAGGCCATCTTCTAGCTACAGTAGTCGCTCACAGCAGCCAAGTGGCTCGCAGAAAG CTGTTCCAAATAAAGAGTGGAAGCCAAAACCAACGAACAAACCCGCCCAAGCTGAAAATGTTGCCCGTGATGATGTAGCTGTTACTGTGGAGGTTGTTCCACAGTCAGTTCCTGCACCAACTTCCATTAATAAGGAAGATATCTCTTCGGGATTGGACAAAAGACTCGGTGATATGCAGTTATTCGACAAGCAGCATGTCATTATTCCGGATCATCTTCAGGTCACAGAGTCAGAAAAATACGGACTCAGTTTTGGCAGTTTTGGCACCAGTTTTGAACAAGCTCCGAGCATTCCAAATGACCATGGGAGTGAGAAGAGCTCTATACTGCCTGAATATGAATCATCACAAGATCTGGAGGAAGCTGCGGAAGAACCTGCCTCTAG TCATCAGAGTGCATCCTCCACTGTTGAAGCGGCAGCTGAATCTGGTCAGCAGCAGCTGACTGCTGAAATGACTGATAATATCTCACCTCAAGAGGCGGATAATTTGTCCAGTACTCCTAAAACTGCAGAGTTCGATGAATCGAAGGACACAGCAGCTTCACACATGCCCCAAGATTCTGTCCAAAATGCGTACTCAACATTTGCAGTTCCACCGCAATCGCAAGGGAACCAGATTCCATTACTAGAGACATCTGAATATCAG GTGCAACAACCAAACGATTTTTCAGCGAATTATTATACACAAATTTACCGGCCAATGGCTGATGCCGATGGCCATATCTCACCATTTACTGCTCCTGGAGCTGCGATCAAGTCTGGGAACATGCCAGTTCTGCCTTCTCAAACTGGCCAGACTCCAGAG GAACTCAACTCAGTGATGCTGTCTTCGTCTGGACCCACTCCACTTGCCACTCTAACTCCTGGAGCTGTTCCAAGTTCTATTTCTATTCCGCAACAACCTCTTCCTATGTTCCGTCAGCCTGTGGGTGTACATGTACCCCATTATCAACCTAGCTTTATCCCATACAATCAGTATATCTCTCCTTTCTATGTTCCACCACATGCCCTTCACCATTTCATGGGCAATGCTGCGTTTCCTCAAGCTCCTTCACCTGGAAGCATGTATCCACCTGTAAGTTCAGCTGTTGCACCTCCAGTCAAATACTCAGCCACAGCATACAAACCTGGTGCCAACACTGGAAGCCAGACATATGCTGTAACGCCTGGTGCCTATGGAACATATGGTTCTAATCCATCAGTCTATACAAATAACAATGTGGTGCCAAGCGGAACTTCGGCAGAGAACGGTGATGTCAGTGGATCACAGTTCAAAGAAAATAACATATATATTGCCGGACAGCAG AGTGAAGGCTCCACTGTCTGGATTCCTGCACCCGGACGGGACCTATCTGCTCTCCAATCTAGCTCCTTCTATGGCCTGCCTCCACAGGGGCAGCACCTGGCATTTGCCCCTGCCCAAGCTGGTCATGGTGCCTACGGAGGGATGTACCACCCAGCACAGACTCTTGCTGGAGCTGCCGTTCATCCTCTTCTCCAGCCATCACAGACAATTGCTGGAGCTGTTGAAATGGTTGGGCCGCCTGCCAATGGTTATCAGCAGCCGCAACATGCTCAGATGAACTGGGCTAACTATTGA
- the LOC125509039 gene encoding GBF-interacting protein 1-like isoform X2, producing MAAARVSIPAAVRRTIQNIKEIAGNHTDEEVYAALRECDMDPNETAQKLLHQDTFHEVKRKRDKKKESNKESVDPRWRPGTQGRGGKGGRGNYSSRQLSNCSDGTGRNAPAGKENDLNPSMDKCTSPSPVNPSTETKLSTSILSSSGGLSNGPSQPLAPVAKHSQPTCHLPPSDSKGLAGVKDPLLTPAIQPHSHGGEIVANKHAVRSQRSAGEYKVVSDDASALPKDTPQSSGSSSTVPPSGSRPSSSYSSRSQQPSGSQKAVPNKEWKPKPTNKPAQAENVARDDVAVTVEVVPQSVPAPTSINKEDISSGLDKRLGDMQLFDKQHVIIPDHLQVTESEKYGLSFGSFGTSFEQAPSIPNDHGSEKSSILPEYESSQDLEEAAEEPASSHQSASSTVEAAAESGQQQLTAEMTDNISPQEADNLSSTPKTAEFDESKDTAASHMPQDSVQNAYSTFAVPPQSQGNQIPLLETSEYQVQQPNDFSANYYTQIYRPMADADGHISPFTAPGAAIKSGNMPVLPSQTGQTPEELNSVMLSSSGPTPLATLTPGAVPSSISIPQQPLPMFRQPVGVHVPHYQPSFIPYNQYISPFYVPPHALHHFMGNAAFPQAPSPGSMYPPVSSAVAPPVKYSATAYKPGANTGSQTYAVTPGAYGTYGSNPSVYTNNNVVPSGTSAENGDVSGSQFKENNIYIAGQQSEGSTVWIPAPGRDLSALQSSSFYGLPPQGQHLAFAPAQAGHGAYGGMYHPAQTLAGAAVHPLLQPSQTIAGAVEMVGPPANGYQQPQHAQMNWANY from the exons atggcggcggctagggtttcgatCCCGGCGGCGGTGCGGCGGACGATCCAGAACATCAAGGAGATCGCGGGGAACCACACCGACGAGGAGGTCTACGCCGCGCTCCGCGAATGCGACATGGATCCCAACGAGACCGCGCAGAAGCTCCTCCACCAAG ATACCTTCCATGAGGTGAAAAGAAAGCGTGACAAGAAAAAGGAG AGCAACAAAGAATCTGTTGACCCCCGATGGAGACCTGGGACACAGGGGCGAGGTGGAAAAGGTGGCCGTGGGAACTATTCTTCACGCCAATTAAGCAACTGTAGTG ATGGCACCGGGAGAAATGCTCCTGCTGGAAAGGAAAATGACCTGAATCCGAGTATGGATAAATGTACTAGCCCTTCACCTGTCAATCCAAGCACAGAAACGAAGCTATCAACTTCCATTTTAAG TTCGTCAGGTGGCTTATCCAATGGTCCATCACAACCTCTTGCTCCCGTGGCGAAACATTCTCAGCCTACTTGTCACTTGCCACCTTCAGATTCAAAAGGACTGGCGGGCGTTAAAG ACCCACTGCTCACGCCGGCCATTCAACCCCACAGTCATGGTGGTGAGATCGTTGCCAACAAACATGCTGTCAGAAGTCAGCGGTCAGCAGGTGAATATAAGGTGGTTTCCGATGATGCATCAGCACTTCCGAAAG ACACCCCCCAGTCTTCTGGTTCATCTTCTACTGTGCCGCCATCTGGTAGCAGGCCATCTTCTAGCTACAGTAGTCGCTCACAGCAGCCAAGTGGCTCGCAGAAAG CTGTTCCAAATAAAGAGTGGAAGCCAAAACCAACGAACAAACCCGCCCAAGCTGAAAATGTTGCCCGTGATGATGTAGCTGTTACTGTGGAGGTTGTTCCACAGTCAGTTCCTGCACCAACTTCCATTAATAAGGAAGATATCTCTTCGGGATTGGACAAAAGACTCGGTGATATGCAGTTATTCGACAAGCAGCATGTCATTATTCCGGATCATCTTCAGGTCACAGAGTCAGAAAAATACGGACTCAGTTTTGGCAGTTTTGGCACCAGTTTTGAACAAGCTCCGAGCATTCCAAATGACCATGGGAGTGAGAAGAGCTCTATACTGCCTGAATATGAATCATCACAAGATCTGGAGGAAGCTGCGGAAGAACCTGCCTCTAG TCATCAGAGTGCATCCTCCACTGTTGAAGCGGCAGCTGAATCTGGTCAGCAGCAGCTGACTGCTGAAATGACTGATAATATCTCACCTCAAGAGGCGGATAATTTGTCCAGTACTCCTAAAACTGCAGAGTTCGATGAATCGAAGGACACAGCAGCTTCACACATGCCCCAAGATTCTGTCCAAAATGCGTACTCAACATTTGCAGTTCCACCGCAATCGCAAGGGAACCAGATTCCATTACTAGAGACATCTGAATATCAG GTGCAACAACCAAACGATTTTTCAGCGAATTATTATACACAAATTTACCGGCCAATGGCTGATGCCGATGGCCATATCTCACCATTTACTGCTCCTGGAGCTGCGATCAAGTCTGGGAACATGCCAGTTCTGCCTTCTCAAACTGGCCAGACTCCAGAG GAACTCAACTCAGTGATGCTGTCTTCGTCTGGACCCACTCCACTTGCCACTCTAACTCCTGGAGCTGTTCCAAGTTCTATTTCTATTCCGCAACAACCTCTTCCTATGTTCCGTCAGCCTGTGGGTGTACATGTACCCCATTATCAACCTAGCTTTATCCCATACAATCAGTATATCTCTCCTTTCTATGTTCCACCACATGCCCTTCACCATTTCATGGGCAATGCTGCGTTTCCTCAAGCTCCTTCACCTGGAAGCATGTATCCACCTGTAAGTTCAGCTGTTGCACCTCCAGTCAAATACTCAGCCACAGCATACAAACCTGGTGCCAACACTGGAAGCCAGACATATGCTGTAACGCCTGGTGCCTATGGAACATATGGTTCTAATCCATCAGTCTATACAAATAACAATGTGGTGCCAAGCGGAACTTCGGCAGAGAACGGTGATGTCAGTGGATCACAGTTCAAAGAAAATAACATATATATTGCCGGACAGCAG AGTGAAGGCTCCACTGTCTGGATTCCTGCACCCGGACGGGACCTATCTGCTCTCCAATCTAGCTCCTTCTATGGCCTGCCTCCACAGGGGCAGCACCTGGCATTTGCCCCTGCCCAAGCTGGTCATGGTGCCTACGGAGGGATGTACCACCCAGCACAGACTCTTGCTGGAGCTGCCGTTCATCCTCTTCTCCAGCCATCACAGACAATTGCTGGAGCTGTTGAAATGGTTGGGCCGCCTGCCAATGGTTATCAGCAGCCGCAACATGCTCAGATGAACTGGGCTAACTATTGA